Below is a window of Flavobacterium cyclinae DNA.
GGATATGCCTTATGGCAATGAAATTATGTGGGCATTCTCTACACCCGTTGTATTATGGTTGGGCAGGGACTTTTTTACAAATGCGTGGAAACAAGCCAAACACCGTTCTGCCAATATGGACACGCTTGTAGCGTTGAGTACAGGTATTGCCTATATTTTTAGTGTGTTCAATATGTTGTTTGCCGACTTTTGGCATCAGAGAGGATTACACGCACACGTTTATTTTGAAGCAGCGGCTGTCATTATAGCTTTTATTCTGTTGGGTAAATTATTGGAAGAAAAAGCCAAAGGAAATACATCATCAGCCATTAAAAAACTAATGGGATTGCAACCCAAAACAGTTATCGTAATACAAGCAGACGGAACAGAAAAACAAACTGCTATCGAAGATGTGAACACAGGCGATATTATCTTGGTAAAACCAGGTGAAAAAATTGCAGTGGACGGTATGGTTACTTCAGGTAATTCCTATGTTGATGAAAGTATGTTGAGTGGTGAACCTGTACCTGTATTGAAAAAAGAAAACGAAAAAGTATTTGCAGGAACGATAAACCAAAAAGGCAGCTTTCAGTTTGAAGCCGTTAAGGTTGGAAAGGAAACAATGCTTGCTCAGATTATCAAAATGGTACAAGATGCACAAGGAAGCAAAGCACCTGTACAAAAATTGGTAGATAAGATTGCGGGTATCTTTGTCCCCGTAGTTATCGGCATTGCCATTCTCACATTTATATTATGGTTCTTTTTAGGAGGCGATAACGGAGTTGTACAGGGATTATTAGCAGCCGTTACCGTATTGGTTATTGCTTGTCCTTGTGCGTTGGGATTGGCTACCCCTACGGCAATTATGGTAGGCGTTGGCAAAGGTGCTGAAAAAGGTATTTTAATAAAAGATGCTGAAAGCCTTGAATTAGCCAAAAAAGTAGATGCAATCATATTAGACAAAACAGGAACAATTACAGAGGGCAGACCACAGGTAACAGGCATTCAATGGCTCAACAATGATGATACCGCAAAAGATATTCTTTTGAGTATCGAAAAGCAATCAGAACACCCTTTGGCAGAAGCCGTGGTAAAACATTTGGACGGTGTTACAGCTACTCCATTATCAGACTTCGATAGCATTACAGGTAAAGGAGCAAAAGCCAATCATAATAACGAAACCTATCTTGTAGGCAATAAAAAACTATTGGCAGAAAACAACATCAATATTCCAAACCAATTACAACAACAAGCCGATGAATGGGGCAAACAATCGAAAACCGTTATTTGGTTTTCAGACAGCAAACAAGCTCTATCTGTAATTGCTATTTCTGATAAGATAAAAGAAACATCGGTAGCAGCCATAAAGGAAATGCAGGAAATGGGTATTGATTTGTATATGCTTACAGGCGATAACGAAGCCACAGCAAAAGCCATAGCAGAGCAGACAGGCATCAGACACTATAAAGCCGAAGTATTGCCACAACACAAAGCCGATTTTGTAAAAGAATTGCAACAACAAGGCAAAACTGTTGCAATGGTTGGGGACGGTATCAATGACAGTACCGCATTGGCAACAGCAGATGTGAGTATAGCGATGGGTAAAGGTTCGGATATAGCAATGGACGTAGCCAAAATGACAATCATTTCATCAGATCTTACCAAGATTCCACAAGCAATTAGGCTTTCAAAACAAACTGTAGCTACTATTAAACAAAACTTGTTCTGGGCATTTATCTATAACCTTATCGGTATTCCAATTGCAGCAGGTATTCTCTACCCGATAAATGGATTTTTACTTAATCCAATGATTGCAGGAGCAGCAATGGCATTGAGTTCTGTGAGCGTGGTAAGTAACAGTTTGCGGTTAAAATGGAAAAAGTAAAGCATTGAACCAAAATAGTAACGGATAAAAAGAAAAATATGGGACAAGAACACAACCATTCGCACAGTTCGAACAAAAAAACCTTAACCATCAGCCTTGTTATTATTACGACTTATATGGCAGTAGAGGTTATCGGTGGTTTGATTACAAACAGCCTTGCTTTATTGGCAGATGCAGGGCATATGCTGAGCGATGCTATTTCATTGTTCATTGCCTTAATGGCTTTTAAATTCAGCAGTAAAGTAGCCGATTATGGTAAAACGTATGGATATAAACGGTTTGAAATATTAGCTGCGATTATCAATGGAGCAACGCTGATACTGATTTCAGTTTATATTATATATGAAGCAATCGAACGTTTCCAAAATCCGCCCGAAATTCAATCCTACGGAATGCTCATTATTGCATTTATAGGCTTATTGGTCAATGTGCTTGTAGCTTGGATAATGATGCGTGGAGCTGATGTAAAGGAAAACCTCAATATGCGTGGAGCGTACCTGCACGTCATCAGTGATATGTTGGGTTCGGTTGGTGCCATCATCGCAGCTTTGCTCATTCTATTCTTTGGTTGGAGTTGGGCAGACCCTCTAGCAAGTGTTATCGTTTCCATATTGGTATTGCGAAGCGGATACTTAGTTACCAAATCATCGGTACACGTACTTATGGAGGGTACACCCAATAATGTAGAAATAGAAAAAGTAACGGACAAAATCTTAAAAACAGACGGTATTCAAAACATTCACGACTTACATATTTGGACAATTACAAGCGGACTGAACGCTTTGACTTGCCACGCAGTTGTGAATGAAAAAATGACGATTGAAGAAAGCGAAAAAATGCTTCGTAAAATAGAACACGACTTGGAACACTTAAACGTTCATCACGTAACCATTCAGTTGGAAACACCTGCACACAAACACGATAATTCAATATTGTGCAGCGTAAAGGCAGAACCAACAGCACACGAACATCATCACTGATTTCAGTAAATCTCACAAATCAAACAATAAATAACACAACAACGCAGAATGATAATGTACTGAAATTTGCAGTATCAAATATCAATTAAAATTTTAAAAAATGATAGTAAGAAAAACAGCAATAGCAGCACTTGCATCAATAGCGATGTTTGTTGCATCTTGTGGAAACAGTAACAACCACAACCAACACGATGGCCACGACCACGCAACCGAAACAGCCGTAAGCAGTACGGAAACACAAAAAGCCAATCGTAATGAAAATGGCGAATTGATTGATGCAGAAGGTAATATCATTACAGGTTGTCCCGGACATAAAGAAATGATAGGCTCGCAAGGCGATATGTGTCCGAAATGTGAGTATATGACAATGATACCTATCACTTGGGATATTGACGGAGTAGATACCGTAAGAGTTACAAGTTTGCCCGACTATAATCCACCTGCCGACAAACTCAAAAAATAAAAACAATCATTAAATAACAATTCAAAATTCAATAAAATGGAAAATAAAGAATTTCAATTCAAAACCAATCTCAACTGTGGAGGTTGTGTATCAAAAGTAAAGTCAGATTTAGATAATGCCGAAGGAGTCTGCCATTGGAAGGTGGACACGGATAATGCCGATAAAATCCTTACCGTGAGTTCAAAAGGAATTACGGAAGAAGAAGTAATTGCTATCGTTAAAAGCAAAGGTTTTAAAGCTGAACCAATAGCGTAAAGACTTTTGAATATCGGGTAGTCAAAATAGTTATTCCGATAATAAATCCAACACACAGGCAAGCACATTACGCATTTTGGCAACCACACAAAGCCAATAAAAATGCGTAAAGAGCTTGCCTTTTCCCAACCCGAGAAAAAATTTCCTTCCCCCTCTTTTTTTTTTCAGCCGACACACAACCCAATAGACAACGGACGACCAATAGCCACAGCCACTAACATCAGTTTTCCGCAATGCAGGCTGACGTTGAGTTTTGAGCATTTGTAATTCTAATGTCGCTATTTGGCGTTTGATGTTGCTGAAAAGATTAAATTAGCAAATCAAACGCCAATAGCTTGCAGTAGTGCTTGGTTGAAAATTTGTTTTTCAAACACCTGCACTGCGTAAAGCTGGTGGGCGTTATAGCCAATGGTAGGACGACCGTTCACAAGACGACTGACCGACCAAAATTTAAACATAAACACAAAGACATACCATTTTGACAAGTGACCAACATACAGACCATATTTTAAACGAGCAACGAGTAAGCCGACACTCTTTGCCGACCCTTCTGTATTTTTTATTTTTTCCTACCACACTTTTTTTTAATTCAATTATAGCCAGACACACATTGCACACATTTGTCTTTGCCTGCCATCACACAATGCCAGCCCGAAGGCAAAGCCAAAAGAGTGCAATCTTCCACGCTCTGTTCAAGAAACGAGTTACTTAACTTGACAGCAATCATTAATTACTTTGATAACCATCAGTTTATTAAGGTAACTTTATAAACATATTAGTAAATAATTCAAAAATGGAACATTCACATCATAATCATACCGAAAGCCAACAATCACACGACCATCATGCCACAAATGATGCAGAAGGTCACGACAAACACGCAGGACACAATGTTGCGGATTTTTGGAAGCGATTTATAATCTGTTTGATTGTATCCATTCCTGTGCTTGCATTATCGCACATGATACAACAGTGGTTAGGATTTGAATTCACATTTGTAGGCGACAAATATGTATTAGCAACTCTTTCCACTTTCATTTTTGTTTATGGTGGTTATCCCTTTCTGAAAGGTTTATATGACGAAGTAAAAGATAAAGCCATCGGTATGATGACACTGATTGGCGTAGCAATTACGGTTGCATGGGCATACAGTGTAGCTATTACTTTCGGTTTGCAGGGTATGGATTTTTATTGGGAAATGGCAACCCTGATAGACATTATGCTTATTGGGCATTACTTTGAAATGAAGTCGGTCATGGGTGCTTCCCGTTCGTTGGAATTGCTGGTTAAGATGATGCCTTCTACTGCTCATCATCTAAAAGACGGACACATTCACGATATGCCGGTCAGTGAATTGAAAATTGGAGATATGGTGATGGTGAAGCCGGGTGAAAAAGTTCCTGTGGACGGCATTGTGACAGAAGGGGAAAGTTATGTTGACGAAAGTATGCTCACAGGCGAGAGCAAACCTGTGAAAAAAGAAAAGGAAAGTAAAGTAATTGGCGGAGCAATTAACAGCAATGGTTCACTCACCATAAAAGTAATTAGTACAGGCAAGGACAGTTATCTGAATAAAGTGGTGAAACTGGTAGAGGACGCACAGAAAATAAAATCCAAAACTCAAAATTTTGCAGACCGAGCCGCAAAGGTTTTAACATTTGTTGCTTTAGGTGGTGGTGTAATAACGCTAGTTGTTTGGCTACTATTAGGGTTTCCATTTGTGTTTGCATTGGAAAGAATGGTAACCGTTATGGTTATTTCCTGCCCTCATGCTTTGGGTTTAGCAGTGCCATTGGTGGTAGCTATTTCAACTTCAATCGCTGCACAAAAAGGTTTGCTCATTCGCAACAGAACAGCTTTTGAAAATGCTCGATTGATTTCAACTATCATTTTTGACAAAACCGGAACACTAACCAAAGGTTCTCATGAATTACAGGAAGTAAAAGTGTTGAACTCAAAATTTAATGACAAAGAATTACTCCGTCTGGCATCAGGCATAGAGCAACATTCTGAACATTATATCGCAGCGGGTTTATTGCGAAAAGTAAAGGAATTGAACATTGCAATTCCAAAATCAGAAAATTTCAATTACCTGCCGGGTAAAGGATTGGAAGGCATTGTAGAAGAGAAAGAAATTAAAGTAGTAGGTCCGAATTACCTGAACGAACAAAACATCAAGATTGCTGAAACGATTGATGAATTTACAGGCACAGTTGTTTATGTTCTGATTGACAAAAATGTTGCGGGGTATTTTACTTTTTCAGACCAGATAAGAGAAAGCTCTCTTGAAGCCATTCAAATTTTAAAAGAGGCGGGAATTAAGAACCTGCTGCTTACAGGCGACAACGAAAAAGTAGCCATGAAAGTAAGCGATGAATTAAAAATGGACGGCTTCATAGCCAATGTATTACCGCATGATAAATTAGAGAAAGTAAAAGAACTTCAGGAAAAAGGTGAATACATTGCCATGACAGGCGATGGCGTAAATGATGCACCTGCTCTTGCACAAGCAGATGTTGGTATTGCAGTTGGTTCAGGCACTGATGTAGCAGCCGAAACAGCAGATATAATTTTGGTAAACTCAGACCCGAAAGATATCGCCAACCTGATATTATTTGGAAAAGCTACCTACAACAAAATGATACAAAACTTATGGTGGGCTGCGGGCTATAACATTCTTGCTATTCCATTGGCAGCAGGTGTATTATACAAATGGGATATTATGCTCAGTCCGGCTATTGGTGCAGTGCTGATGAGTTTAAGCACAATTGTGGTTGCGATAAATGCACAACTTTTAAAAAGAAAAATTTCATAAACTAAAAACAATTCATCATGAAAAAACAAATCATCACAGCAGCATTACTACTTACTGTATTGGATAGAAAAGTAAGTGATGATATGCGAATTTTAAAAGAAAAATATTTAGGCAAAAATGTACAGTTAAATCATAAAACAAATTGATTTTAACATTTTTTTTAAAATATTTAATTTATTTTGATTAACTTTGATACGTTTTTTAACAAAAAATGAAAAAGTCATACATCATAATAATATTGCTTTTAGGTATATTTTTTATTCCTAACAGCTCTTTTGCATGTGGTAGTGACAATCAACAATCTTGTGAAAAAGAAGTTTCTACTTCTAATACAAAAGAAAAAAGCTGTTGTGACAACAGCATGGATGATGAAGGATGTAATGGAAGTTGCGGACACTCAAATTGCACAACAACTTCTTCTGTTAGTTTCATTGCTTTTTTCTTTAATGAAATAGAATTTACAAATAATAATTTTGATTTTTCTACAAGTAAAACAAAATTTTACCATACTGTAAACTTACCGTCAGATGGTTATTCTTCTATATGGCTTATACCTAAAATAAGCTAAATTTAAAATTTGACAGCCATACTTATGTCAAATTTATAGCATTTGCTATTTTTTTATAACAGTTTTGAATCTTAAATTATACATGTTTAACATGTGTATTTAATTCATTATAGCTGCTATTCAATTTAAATTTATTTCAAAAATTCATTCAAAAAAAAATCTTTTTGAATACTAAAATCATATAAAATGAAAAAATCATTATTAAAAATAATGATAGCAATCACTGTATTGTTATCAACCACAATGAACGCACAAACAAAAAACACAAAAACAGAGGAAGTGAAAGTTTCAGGTAATTGTGGAATGTGTAAAAAAACGATAGAAAAAGCAGGAAACATCAAAGATATTGCTACAGTAGTATGGAACAAAGAAACTAAAATAGCAACAGTAACTTATGATGAATCTAAAACAAATAAAGAAGAAATAGCAAAGCGTATAGCTTTAGCTGGATATGATTCAGAGCTTGTTAAAGCAAAAGATGAAGATTACGACAACCTTCCGGGATGTTGTCAGTATGACCGCGAGTAATTGTACTTTAATAAATTGTAATTAACCTATTCCTCTAAAGTATTTTCTACTTTAGAGGAATATTCAACAAATATTCATCAAAAACCTTGATAAATATTTTTTGTTGGTTGTAAATATTATATTCAGATGTTAAATAAAATAATAAAATATTTCCTAGAAAATAGATTAGTAACTGTACTTATTCTAATGGTGCTAATTTTATGGGGTATTGCTACAGCTCCATTTAACTGGAAAATACCTTTCCTGCCTTCTGATTCAGTTGCGGTAGATGCTATTCCTGATATTGGTGAAAACCAACAAATTGTTTTTACACAATGGCAAGGCAGGTCACCTCAAGATATTGAAGACCAAATCTCTTATCCTTTAACTACTTATTTATTAGGTATTCCAGGGGTAAAATCAATTAGGAGTAATTCTATTTTTGGTTTTTCAAGTATTTATATAATCTTCGATGATGATATTGAATTTTACTGGTCTAGATCCAGAATATTGGAAAAATTAAATTCATTACCTAATAGTTTATTACCCGAAAATGTAAAACCATCACTTGGTCCAGATGCAACAGCATTAGGGCAAGTATATTGGTACACAGTTGAAGGAAGAGATAAAGACGGTAATCCTACTGGTGGATGGGATTTACAAGAAATAAGAACAGCACAAGACTTCTATATTAAGTACGGTTTAAATGCTGTGCAAGGAGTTTCAGAAGTAGCATCTATTGGTGGATTTGTCAAAGAATATCAAATTGATGTCAATCCAGACGCATTGAAAGCTTACAATATTAGTTTGATGCAGGTAATGACTGCAGTACAAAAATCAAACAAAGATGTTGGTGCAAAAACCATAGAAATCAACCAGGCCGAATATTTAGTTAGAGGTCTTGGTTATGTGAAAAAAGTGGAAGATATTGAATTAGCAGTTGTTGCTGTTAAAGATAATGTACCTATTCGTGTAAAAGATATTGGTGTAGTCGCTTTAGGTCCAGAAACTAGAAGGGGTATTTTAGATAAAGGTGGTGCTGAAGCTGTTGGTGGTGTTGTCATTGCCCGCTATGGTTCTAATCCATTAGAAGTCATTAACGGAGTAAAGGCTAAAATTAGTGAAATTGCATCTGGTTTACCTAAAAAAACATTGGCTAATGGTGTAG
It encodes the following:
- a CDS encoding heavy metal translocating P-type ATPase yields the protein MAANNNKEIIYLPLEDVESEHCALIVEKGLAQVKGVETHKVELNNRRAAITVTDTEAVGEAVKAIKELGYGVSTVKNSFPVLGMTCASCAGSAESIVKYQEGVVNASVNFATGNLTVEYLPNMTDATKLQKAVQSIGYDLLIEDETKQQETLEAIHEKKFKQLKTKTIWAVVLSLPVVVIGMFFMDMPYGNEIMWAFSTPVVLWLGRDFFTNAWKQAKHRSANMDTLVALSTGIAYIFSVFNMLFADFWHQRGLHAHVYFEAAAVIIAFILLGKLLEEKAKGNTSSAIKKLMGLQPKTVIVIQADGTEKQTAIEDVNTGDIILVKPGEKIAVDGMVTSGNSYVDESMLSGEPVPVLKKENEKVFAGTINQKGSFQFEAVKVGKETMLAQIIKMVQDAQGSKAPVQKLVDKIAGIFVPVVIGIAILTFILWFFLGGDNGVVQGLLAAVTVLVIACPCALGLATPTAIMVGVGKGAEKGILIKDAESLELAKKVDAIILDKTGTITEGRPQVTGIQWLNNDDTAKDILLSIEKQSEHPLAEAVVKHLDGVTATPLSDFDSITGKGAKANHNNETYLVGNKKLLAENNINIPNQLQQQADEWGKQSKTVIWFSDSKQALSVIAISDKIKETSVAAIKEMQEMGIDLYMLTGDNEATAKAIAEQTGIRHYKAEVLPQHKADFVKELQQQGKTVAMVGDGINDSTALATADVSIAMGKGSDIAMDVAKMTIISSDLTKIPQAIRLSKQTVATIKQNLFWAFIYNLIGIPIAAGILYPINGFLLNPMIAGAAMALSSVSVVSNSLRLKWKK
- a CDS encoding cation diffusion facilitator family transporter; this translates as MGQEHNHSHSSNKKTLTISLVIITTYMAVEVIGGLITNSLALLADAGHMLSDAISLFIALMAFKFSSKVADYGKTYGYKRFEILAAIINGATLILISVYIIYEAIERFQNPPEIQSYGMLIIAFIGLLVNVLVAWIMMRGADVKENLNMRGAYLHVISDMLGSVGAIIAALLILFFGWSWADPLASVIVSILVLRSGYLVTKSSVHVLMEGTPNNVEIEKVTDKILKTDGIQNIHDLHIWTITSGLNALTCHAVVNEKMTIEESEKMLRKIEHDLEHLNVHHVTIQLETPAHKHDNSILCSVKAEPTAHEHHH
- a CDS encoding heavy-metal-associated domain-containing protein — encoded protein: MENKEFQFKTNLNCGGCVSKVKSDLDNAEGVCHWKVDTDNADKILTVSSKGITEEEVIAIVKSKGFKAEPIA
- a CDS encoding copper-translocating P-type ATPase; amino-acid sequence: MEHSHHNHTESQQSHDHHATNDAEGHDKHAGHNVADFWKRFIICLIVSIPVLALSHMIQQWLGFEFTFVGDKYVLATLSTFIFVYGGYPFLKGLYDEVKDKAIGMMTLIGVAITVAWAYSVAITFGLQGMDFYWEMATLIDIMLIGHYFEMKSVMGASRSLELLVKMMPSTAHHLKDGHIHDMPVSELKIGDMVMVKPGEKVPVDGIVTEGESYVDESMLTGESKPVKKEKESKVIGGAINSNGSLTIKVISTGKDSYLNKVVKLVEDAQKIKSKTQNFADRAAKVLTFVALGGGVITLVVWLLLGFPFVFALERMVTVMVISCPHALGLAVPLVVAISTSIAAQKGLLIRNRTAFENARLISTIIFDKTGTLTKGSHELQEVKVLNSKFNDKELLRLASGIEQHSEHYIAAGLLRKVKELNIAIPKSENFNYLPGKGLEGIVEEKEIKVVGPNYLNEQNIKIAETIDEFTGTVVYVLIDKNVAGYFTFSDQIRESSLEAIQILKEAGIKNLLLTGDNEKVAMKVSDELKMDGFIANVLPHDKLEKVKELQEKGEYIAMTGDGVNDAPALAQADVGIAVGSGTDVAAETADIILVNSDPKDIANLILFGKATYNKMIQNLWWAAGYNILAIPLAAGVLYKWDIMLSPAIGAVLMSLSTIVVAINAQLLKRKIS